From Anomaloglossus baeobatrachus isolate aAnoBae1 unplaced genomic scaffold, aAnoBae1.hap1 Scaffold_105, whole genome shotgun sequence:
ccgcttgttttaccgtgaactgtgtcatcatccttgggctgagtgagtacctccgtgccgtgcggcacagcgctgcccctgcgaccctgcacctcatcaggccccgcaacccacctgccatccatccctaccccgtcaccgggccccgggacaaccaacccccctacccacagaggggagattaacaaccaaagctgctccctgtcaccgtccccgagatccccatccagagcagcggtggtgtcaccaaaaatcaccacaaccgtgggtggcgtcacggacaatatccccaaaaccaaaccaccctttttcactcacgggcgaggagcgccgctcgagaccccgggatccggcccaccgctcgagccaccaccgagcagcagcagcagcgggcggacccgagcagggggtgagcgcagcgttgccatcctcctccccgcccgcgacatacacatcgggtaattaacccgatgtgtgctgtaactaggagagcaaggagccagcgctaagcggtgtgcgctgctccctgctctctgcacgtgtagctccgtgcgctggtaaccaaggtaaatatcgggttggttacccgatatttaccttagttaccaagcgcagcatcttccacgcggcgctgctggctggtcactggttgctggtgagctcacgctccagcgatccctgccaggtcaggttgctggtgggatcgctggagcgttgcagtgtgacatctcaccaacaacctcctagcaacttaccagcgatccctatcaggttggatcgttgttgggatcgctggtaagttgtttagtgtgactgggcctttacagttcCCCAGCTCTGACCCTACAACCCCCAATAATATGTGCAGTCTCCTCTCTTCCATGTATTATGGGGGAGTGTAATAAGGGCCATCTCTTCTCTGCTGTGTATTACGGGGTGGAGTGTAATAAGGGCCATCTCCTCTGCTGTGTATTACGGGGTGGAGTGTAATAAGGGCCGTCTCCTCTCTGCTGTGTATTACGGGGTGGAGTGTAATAAGGGCTGTCTCCTCTGCAGTGTATTACGGGGTGGAGTGTAATAAGTGCCGTCTCCTCTCTGCTGTGTATTACGGGGTGGAGTGTAATAAGGGCCGTCTCCTCTGCAGTGTATTACGGGGTGGAGTGTAATAAGGGCCATCTCCTCTGCTGTGTATTACGGGGTGGAGTATAATAAGGGCCGTCTCCTCTCTGCTGTGTATTACGGGGTGGAGTGTAATAAGGGCTGTCTCCTCTGCTGTGTATTACGGGGTGGAGTGTAATAAGGGCCGTCTCCTCTCTGCTGTGTATTACGGGGTGGAGTGTAATAAGGGCTGTCTCCTTTGCTGTGTATTATGGGGTGGAGTGTAATAAGGGCAGTTTACTCTGCTGTGTATTACGGGGTGGAGTGTAATACGCTATTATCTCCCCGCAGGTTGCTGCGCCATCTGGTGCTTCCCTTGCTTGCAGTGTAACACTGTGAGTGATTTCGGAGAGTGCCTCTGTCTTCCACTTTTGGAGGTGTCCATGATGATGGGATATGTTGGGTGCAGCGGAGTTTGTCCCCCTATAACGATTGCTATGAGGACCGCGGTCCGGGAGAGGTACAAGATTCCAGTAGGTTGAACCTTGGGTCTCTAGGGTTGGGGTCTCACCATTGTCCTTGGCTGGGAGACTCGCCATTCTCCTGGGTTGGGGTATCGCTGTTCTCCATTAGATTACCCCTTTCTCCTCTTTCAGGGCTCCATCTGCAATGACTGCGTCCTTTCCTGCTGCTGCTACTCCTGTACCTGGTGTCAGATGGCCCGCGAGATCAAGCAGCGGGGCCAGACATCCACCATCACCACAGCTCAAACCACCCTGGTCAGCGGTGCCCCCCTCCTGCCCCAGGCCCATGGCTACGCGCCCATCGTGGAGTATTAATCTGGACACATCATCACCTGTGCTGCCCCCGCTCTTAGCTTTGTTGTGGAGTCAGACAATAAACAAAATATTCTACAATTTCTAGTGGTCAATGTTCCGTGCTGATAACTACTTCTCGTCTCACCCAAAAAGGACCCCTGAGGACAGGGTAGACTGGGAAAGACACTGGAGGAGGGCCAATGAGGGAGAGGGGGAAAGATACCAAAGGAGGGCCGACGGGGGAGAGGGGAAAAGACACCGGAGAAGAGCCGTCGGAGGAGAGGGGGGAAAGACAGCGGATGAGAGTCGATAGGGGAGAGCAGAAATACCATCTGTAATAGGGGCGACATGGGAAAGACACCCAAAGGAGGACCGACGGTGGAGAGGAGGAAAGCCACCTGCAAGAGGGGAGATGGGGAAAGACACCAGGAGGACGACCTACAGCGGAGAGTGGGAGAGACACCTGAAGGAGAGCCAATGGGGAAGAGAGGGGAAAGCCACCTGGAAGAGGGtcggtggggaagggggggggggagacatcCAAAGGAGGGTTGACGGGGGAGAGGAGGAAAGACTCTGGAGAAGTGGagagagggaaagacaccagaggagggcCAACGGGGAGAGGGGGAAAGACACTGGAGAAGGGAAGAGGGGGAAAGACACTGAAGGAAGGTTAacggtggaaaggggaaaaggggaAAGACACCTGGAAGAGGGTCAACGATTATATGGGGAAAGAACACCCAGAGGAGGGCTGCTATGGGAGAGGAGGAAAGACATTAGAGGAAGGGAGAGGGGGAAAAGACACCGAAGGAGGGTGTATGGGGCAAAGGGGCAAGCTACCCGAAAGAGGGCCGATGGTGGAGAGTTGGAAAGACATCGGAGGAGGCTGACAGGGGAGAGTGGGAAACACACCAAAGGAGGTCCGACTGGGAAGAGGGTGAAAGACACCGGAGAAGAGCcgatgggggggaggggggaaagccaCCTGAAAGAGGACTGCCGTGGTTGAGACACCCTAAGGAGGGCCGACGGAGGAGGATGGGGCAGAGGAGGAAAAACaccggaggaggggagaggggaaaagCCACCTGGAAGAGGGCTGACGGGAAGGAGAAAAACACCCAAAAGGAGGTTCAATGGCAATGGGGAAGAGGAGGAAAGATtccggaggaggggagaggggaaagATACCAAAGCATGGGCCAAAAGAGGGAAAGCCACCTGGAAGAGGGGAAAGACGCTGGAGGAGAGCTGATAAGGTGAGGGGAAAAGACACAGGAGGAGAGCCAAAGGGGGAGAGGAGAAAAGACATAGGAGGAGAGCTAACAGGCGAGAGGGGAAAAGACACTGGAGGAGAGCTGACGGTGGAGAAGGGAAAAGACATAGGAGGATAGTCAATGGGAGAGAAGGGAAAAGACACAGTAGTAGAGCCAACAGGGGAGAAGGGAAAAGACACCGGAGGTGGGCCGATGGGGGGAGAGGGGGAAAGACACTGGAGAAGGGAAGAGGGGGAAAGACACTGAAGCAAGGCTGACGATGGAAAGAGGAAAGACACCTGGAGGAGGGCTAATGAGGatatggggagagacacccagaggAGGGCTGCGGGGaaagaggaggaaagacataagagGAAGGGAGAGGGGGAAAAGACACCGAAGGAGGGACGAGGGGGGAGAAGGGGAAAGCTACCTGGAAGAGGCCGACGGGGAAGAAGGAGAGAGACACCCAAAAGGAGGGTTTACGGGGGACAGAAGAAAAAAGGGGGAAAGCTTGTCCAGCGCTATGgaaaatcatagaatcatagaatattaaagttggaatggacctcctgggtcatctagtccaaccccctgctcaaagcaggattcactaaatcatcccagacagatgtctgtccaacctctttttaaagacttccattgaaggagaactctccacctctcgtggccgcctgttccactcattgatcaccctcactgtcaaaaagttttttctaatatctaatctgtgtctcctcccatcagtttcatcccattgcttctggtctttccttgtgaaaatgagaataaaactgatccctctacagtgtgacagcctttaagatatttgtagaaaaccccggcacacaaaaaATGAAACTTGAAATAgcttttattcagtttttattcagttttttatgttgacgtttcggcaaaaattgcctttttcaaaactaaagaaataaacatatatacaattattagtaccataaatacataggatattattaatcatatccatataaatcatgataacatcatatatacctaataaAGTCATGGAAGAATGTATATCTTGTGAAGAATGTCATTAGACTTGATAAGGATATTTATCTAaaataaaggcccatatattagaaacAAACAAAAGAGAAAACttttacattgaatatagaggaaatttccatatatatatatacacatatcaagATCTCCCTTATGGGACAAAAGTAAAACAAGAAATACCAGAAAAGTACATCCATATGTAACAATAAACTGATTAAGTTACCTTAAATGGCATAAATAAGaaatcctagtgaggatataggaagcaggtgccacaataaaggtaaactgaaaagtagagacATAGCGGTCAGACAAGTAAAAAGGACGACAATTCCCATAAAGAGACAATTCCCATAGAGAGACAAGGCGCCAGACCATTACCTGTACcctgggagatcagtggtggagtggaacgaaacagagccgcagtgaggtttaaATACCTAGTGAGGGCGGGCCAACCTAATTGATTAATCCAAGAAGGAACGCATGATGACACGCAAGCTAGCGCATGCGCGATGAATGcggaagtacgcgcatgcgcaATAGCAGAAGAACCAGTGAAATGGAGCGCACGATGAGACTCAAGCaacacggaagtgcgcgcatgcgtgaaACAGAAAAAAGAGCGGTGAGACGGGGTGACTCGGATAGAAGCTCCATGTTAACTGAAGAAACCTCATCGTGTCTAAAAAGAAACAAAAGAAGGAATATAAGTAAGAGTAACAATATAATTACTTATTAGAGAGACTTCTAGTAACATTGGCAAGATTACAGCAAACACTAAGGCATACTATATATGAGTATAAAAATTATACATATTTGAATAAAACCAAAAATAGGACGGACCCCATATCTCCTGCTCAATAATCATACTCCCTATTAAGACCATTAGGGGAAAGAGTATTAAGCATatgaatccaataggattctctgtTCTTCAATTTCCGGACCCTGTCACCTCCTCGTCTCAATGGAGAAACATGCTCCAATACTTGAAAACGAAGTTGGGACACTGTGTGTCCACATTGTATAAAATGATGAGGAATTGGTAACATAGTCATACCACatcgaatggtggatttatgtttccctatgcggtct
This genomic window contains:
- the LOC142260438 gene encoding placenta-specific gene 8 protein-like gives rise to the protein MEAIVSQPGFITTQTVTVTQNPRWGSDLCDCCDDCGICCCAIWCFPCLQCNTVSDFGECLCLPLLEVSMMMGYVGCSGVCPPITIAMRTAVRERYKIPGSICNDCVLSCCCYSCTWCQMAREIKQRGQTSTITTAQTTLVSGAPLLPQAHGYAPIVEY